Proteins encoded by one window of Archaeoglobus veneficus SNP6:
- the phoU gene encoding phosphate signaling complex protein PhoU, with the protein MRALEERLKDIKHEILEAHSLSRKAVELCLDGLRGDEEKRKKVIQIEHIIDVMNTDVDCECVSIVALFQPVAWDLRFVVSMMRISGHYERITDLTQEIAMYTIKSGFDETMTIFEKMKEAILRMFDLVGHAIETGNTANLRGELISLDDLVDRYYVESIESIVKTAKQNPDLIEDMVDMVLVARHLERVADLLSKVGSRLIFIEEGRRVWIK; encoded by the coding sequence ATGAGAGCTCTGGAAGAAAGGCTTAAGGATATCAAGCACGAAATTCTCGAAGCCCACAGCCTGTCGAGGAAGGCCGTTGAGCTGTGCCTCGACGGGCTCAGGGGAGATGAAGAGAAGAGGAAGAAAGTCATCCAGATAGAGCACATAATCGACGTGATGAATACAGATGTTGACTGCGAGTGTGTTTCCATCGTTGCACTCTTTCAGCCCGTTGCGTGGGATCTGCGTTTCGTCGTCAGCATGATGAGAATCTCCGGGCACTACGAGAGAATAACCGACTTAACACAGGAAATAGCAATGTACACTATCAAGAGTGGTTTTGACGAGACCATGACCATCTTCGAAAAAATGAAAGAAGCGATCCTGAGGATGTTCGACCTGGTAGGCCACGCAATAGAGACTGGAAACACTGCAAACCTCAGAGGAGAGCTGATTAGCCTCGATGACCTCGTTGATCGCTACTATGTGGAGTCCATCGAGAGCATCGTCAAAACAGCCAAGCAGAATCCCGACCTTATAGAAGACATGGTTGACATGGTTCTGGTTGCGAGGCACCTCGAAAGAGTTGCCGACCTGCTGAGCAAGGTTGGATCGAGGCTTATCTTCATAGAGGAAGGCAGGAGAGTCTGGATTAAGTGA
- the pstB gene encoding phosphate ABC transporter ATP-binding protein PstB has protein sequence MTAYGVQIPESRAALIVKNLNVWYGKNHAIKDVTFNIEKNRVTAIIGPSGCGKSTVLRALNRMNEVMAPEVRTTGEVIFEGKNIYDKNVDLPWLRRKIGMVFQRPNPFPKSIYDNVAYGPRIQGIKDKKTLDKIVEDSLKKAALWDEVKDRLHESAFALSGGQQQRLCIARALAVKPEILLMDEPASALDPISTLKIEDLINELKSNYTVVIVTHNIQQAGRVSDYTAFFWMGELVEFGSTAEMFEKPLEKLTEDYLTGRVG, from the coding sequence ATTACAGCCTACGGTGTTCAGATTCCCGAATCACGGGCTGCCCTGATAGTTAAAAACCTGAACGTGTGGTACGGCAAAAACCATGCTATTAAGGATGTAACGTTCAACATTGAGAAGAACAGGGTTACGGCAATTATAGGTCCGTCTGGCTGCGGAAAAAGCACGGTTTTAAGGGCCTTAAATCGTATGAACGAGGTTATGGCTCCTGAAGTCAGGACGACGGGAGAAGTAATATTTGAAGGAAAAAATATATATGACAAAAATGTGGACCTTCCCTGGCTCAGGAGAAAGATAGGTATGGTGTTCCAGAGACCAAACCCGTTTCCCAAGTCAATATATGACAACGTTGCCTACGGGCCAAGAATACAGGGGATAAAAGACAAGAAGACCCTCGATAAAATAGTGGAGGATAGCCTGAAGAAAGCAGCACTGTGGGATGAGGTCAAAGACAGGCTTCACGAATCAGCATTTGCGTTGAGTGGTGGACAACAGCAGCGATTGTGCATAGCGAGGGCTCTTGCAGTAAAGCCGGAAATCCTCCTTATGGATGAGCCAGCTTCGGCCCTCGACCCAATTTCAACGCTGAAGATCGAAGATTTAATAAATGAGCTTAAAAGTAATTATACTGTAGTGATAGTAACCCATAATATTCAGCAGGCAGGAAGAGTCAGCGACTACACTGCCTTCTTCTGGATGGGTGAACTTGTGGAATTTGGAAGTACAGCAGAGATGTTCGAGAAGCCGCTTGAAAAGCTTACTGAGGATTACCTGACAGGTAGAGTTGGTTAA
- the pstA gene encoding phosphate ABC transporter permease PstA, translating to MKTDKIVFAIFRLVASLTIAFLLFVILYIVKEGIGVINLKFLTANWEHRDITKGGIFPAILGTIYVTVMTAVFSIPLGVGAAIFLNEYARAGRTVRLIKMAIRNLAGVPSVVYGLFGLAAFVYFFGFGESIIAASLTLAVMTLPWVITSSEEALKGVPNDFRLASYALGATKWQTIKNAILPYALPGVLTGAIIGLARAMGETAPLLFTGAVFYIRRLPNSPFDRFMSLPYHTYVLATQHASPYAKTYAAATATVLIAIVFIMIASATIIRYRYRKARRW from the coding sequence ATGAAGACCGATAAAATAGTCTTTGCGATATTCAGACTCGTTGCATCCCTGACAATAGCATTTCTCCTCTTCGTCATACTGTACATCGTGAAGGAGGGGATAGGTGTAATCAACCTGAAGTTTCTCACAGCTAATTGGGAACACAGAGACATAACAAAGGGTGGTATATTCCCCGCAATCCTCGGAACCATCTATGTTACGGTAATGACTGCTGTTTTTTCAATTCCTCTCGGAGTTGGGGCTGCAATATTCCTGAACGAGTACGCGAGGGCGGGCAGAACTGTCAGACTCATTAAGATGGCCATAAGAAACCTCGCTGGTGTGCCTTCAGTCGTTTACGGTCTCTTCGGCCTTGCAGCCTTCGTGTACTTCTTTGGCTTTGGAGAGAGTATAATCGCTGCATCGCTGACCCTTGCAGTTATGACGCTGCCGTGGGTGATAACTAGCAGCGAAGAAGCTCTGAAGGGTGTTCCTAACGATTTTAGGCTTGCAAGCTATGCACTGGGCGCGACGAAGTGGCAGACTATAAAGAATGCCATTCTGCCCTATGCTCTGCCCGGTGTTCTCACAGGAGCAATAATAGGCCTCGCAAGGGCTATGGGCGAAACTGCTCCGCTTCTTTTTACTGGAGCGGTGTTCTACATAAGAAGGCTGCCAAACTCGCCTTTCGATCGCTTTATGAGCCTACCTTACCACACCTACGTTCTCGCAACCCAGCATGCGTCGCCCTACGCGAAAACATATGCGGCTGCGACGGCCACAGTTCTTATCGCCATAGTTTTCATTATGATTGCTTCCGCCACAATTATAAGGTACCGCTACAGAAAGGCAAGGAGGTGGTAG
- the pstC gene encoding phosphate ABC transporter permease subunit PstC yields the protein MELKEKLLQSLFFISGISAIVILLAITAFIAATGVQFFQHVSITEIFSTDWDPTASPPGWGMLVLFAGTLYIAAIAMTISIPAGLMLAIYMSEVASSAVREYLKPAIESIAGIPTVVLGLFGIIFLAPFISEIFNVPLALNALNAGILVGFLAIPTIASISEDVLAAIPRDFRFASEALGATKWQTISRVVLPAGIGGIVAAIMLALGRVIGETMVVLMVAGNAKAMPHSIFDPVRPVTANIAIELPETVVGDLHYQALFAQGLLLLLITFVINLAADQVLERYRRRFGQ from the coding sequence ATGGAGCTGAAAGAAAAATTGCTCCAGAGTTTATTTTTTATATCTGGAATTTCTGCAATAGTTATCCTTCTCGCTATCACAGCCTTTATCGCTGCAACCGGCGTTCAGTTCTTCCAGCATGTCAGCATCACGGAAATATTCTCCACTGATTGGGATCCAACAGCATCTCCACCAGGCTGGGGAATGCTTGTACTCTTTGCCGGAACCCTCTACATTGCCGCCATAGCCATGACCATATCCATTCCCGCAGGCCTCATGCTCGCCATATACATGTCTGAGGTTGCGTCATCTGCTGTAAGAGAATATCTGAAACCGGCCATCGAGTCCATCGCGGGCATACCAACCGTCGTGCTCGGTCTCTTTGGAATAATCTTTCTCGCACCTTTTATCTCCGAGATTTTCAATGTCCCTCTCGCTCTCAACGCCCTGAACGCTGGAATTCTCGTGGGATTTCTTGCAATTCCTACAATCGCGAGTATAAGCGAGGATGTTCTTGCTGCTATTCCGAGAGATTTCAGGTTTGCAAGCGAAGCTCTCGGTGCGACAAAGTGGCAGACTATTAGCAGAGTCGTTCTACCCGCCGGGATAGGTGGAATCGTTGCTGCAATAATGCTCGCCCTCGGAAGAGTCATCGGAGAAACAATGGTTGTGCTTATGGTTGCTGGAAACGCAAAAGCGATGCCTCACAGTATATTCGACCCCGTAAGGCCGGTAACAGCCAACATAGCCATCGAGCTCCCAGAAACCGTAGTTGGCGACCTCCACTATCAGGCACTTTTCGCCCAGGGGTTGCTCCTCCTGCTGATAACCTTCGTCATAAACCTCGCAGCGGATCAGGTTCTCGAGAGGTACAGAAGGAGGTTCGGCCAATGA
- a CDS encoding PstS family phosphate ABC transporter substrate-binding protein: MRWLVFLILVALLICGCVQQGPKDEESLEIYIKGSDTLVQLVSNLAEAYMEKNPDTSIVVSGGGSGTGIKALINGEIDVADASREMKDSEIEQIKQKYGTEPLRLIIARDMLAVVVNPSNPVDKLTVEQVAKIFAGEITNWKEVGGNDAPITLYGRQSTSGTYEFFLEHVVRPYTGKGYSGTMRNLAGNIQIRDAVASDPNGIGYIGVGYLSDAIKVVKVSMDGKNYYSPLDEKAVEEGKYPISRPLQQYTLPQYFQGKKGEVLKDFFRFEVSEEGQQIVKESGFYPILKTDREWNQQNFWAKIE; this comes from the coding sequence ATGAGATGGCTCGTGTTCCTCATTCTGGTTGCACTCCTGATATGCGGTTGTGTCCAGCAGGGCCCAAAAGATGAGGAAAGCTTGGAAATATACATCAAAGGCTCCGACACCCTCGTTCAGCTCGTTTCTAATCTTGCGGAGGCATATATGGAAAAAAATCCTGACACGAGCATCGTGGTAAGTGGAGGAGGTAGTGGAACGGGAATAAAGGCACTGATTAACGGAGAAATCGATGTGGCTGACGCGTCGAGAGAGATGAAGGACAGCGAAATCGAGCAGATAAAGCAGAAGTATGGCACAGAACCACTCAGGCTGATTATTGCAAGAGACATGCTGGCAGTGGTTGTAAACCCCTCTAACCCAGTGGATAAGCTAACGGTCGAGCAGGTAGCAAAGATATTCGCAGGCGAGATAACGAACTGGAAGGAAGTTGGAGGTAACGATGCGCCGATAACCCTCTATGGAAGACAGAGCACATCGGGAACCTACGAGTTCTTCCTCGAGCATGTCGTTAGGCCCTACACAGGCAAGGGGTACAGCGGGACAATGAGGAATCTTGCAGGCAATATCCAGATACGCGATGCTGTTGCGAGCGACCCCAACGGAATCGGCTATATTGGAGTAGGATATCTCAGCGATGCAATAAAGGTCGTTAAAGTCTCCATGGATGGAAAGAACTACTACTCACCTCTGGACGAAAAGGCAGTCGAGGAGGGCAAGTACCCGATATCGAGACCTCTGCAGCAGTATACGCTACCGCAGTACTTCCAGGGCAAGAAGGGCGAAGTTCTGAAGGACTTCTTCAGGTTCGAAGTGAGCGAGGAGGGCCAGCAGATAGTGAAGGAGTCGGGGTTCTACCCGATACTCAAAACCGACAGGGAATGGAACCAGCAGAACTTCTGGGCTAAAATCGAATAG
- a CDS encoding phosphate uptake regulator PhoU: MRVEARKIYFSGGSSYIITLPKKWVEDNGLKAGDSVVMHIGRNTVCISPQIPKSVRKEVVIDAKGLGRACLVRRIISCYLAGYDSLRIKVYNEEHRKAADLAADTLIGAEIMEDLGKVISMEVFLDDRFRTDDVLERMGNMCIAMLSDFCSALKNFNEYMCNSIILRENEIDRLHFLVLRQVNLAVQYREADTGAHSRELFGYWTFARRFERIADHAANMARNLLRLGRSIPELCDIVEPCLDMLKMASIAFFRKDTEIADAVLTEFEDLKYLEERFYRKIIEHGVEEAIQLKSIIDSLTRIAAYSADMAEIALDIAVEHE; this comes from the coding sequence ATGCGGGTGGAAGCGCGTAAAATATATTTCAGCGGCGGCAGCAGCTACATAATAACGCTGCCAAAAAAATGGGTAGAAGATAACGGTTTGAAGGCTGGAGACTCGGTTGTCATGCACATCGGCAGGAATACCGTCTGCATATCTCCTCAGATTCCTAAGAGCGTCAGGAAAGAGGTTGTAATCGATGCTAAGGGTCTTGGCAGGGCGTGTCTTGTCAGGCGGATAATTTCATGCTACCTTGCCGGCTACGACTCTCTTCGAATTAAGGTTTACAACGAGGAACACAGGAAGGCTGCGGATCTGGCTGCAGACACGCTTATTGGGGCTGAGATAATGGAAGACCTTGGAAAGGTTATCAGCATGGAGGTGTTTCTCGACGATCGCTTTAGAACGGACGATGTCCTCGAAAGGATGGGTAACATGTGCATAGCCATGCTGTCCGACTTCTGTTCGGCTCTGAAGAACTTCAACGAGTACATGTGCAATTCCATCATTCTGAGGGAGAACGAAATTGATAGACTTCACTTCCTCGTTCTGAGGCAGGTGAATCTTGCAGTGCAGTACAGAGAAGCAGACACGGGTGCGCACTCCAGAGAACTCTTCGGATACTGGACGTTTGCGAGGCGATTTGAGCGTATTGCTGACCATGCTGCGAACATGGCAAGAAACCTGCTCAGACTCGGAAGGAGTATACCGGAACTCTGTGATATTGTTGAACCCTGCCTGGATATGCTCAAAATGGCGAGTATTGCCTTTTTCAGGAAAGATACAGAGATTGCAGATGCAGTTCTTACAGAGTTCGAAGACTTGAAGTATCTCGAGGAGAGGTTTTACAGGAAAATAATCGAGCATGGGGTTGAGGAAGCAATTCAGCTCAAGTCGATAATAGACAGCCTGACGAGAATTGCAGCGTATTCCGCAGACATGGCAGAGATAGCCCTCGACATTGCTGTCGAGCACGAATAA
- a CDS encoding cysteine hydrolase family protein has translation MPPTALLVIDMQKDFCYSDGSLFIGEHVKNIFEPLRRVVEVAKGKIPVIYTQDWHRSDDAEFAVWPAHCIEGSRGAEVIDELPKADYYVKKRRYSAFFATDLDLLLRELGVEMIYLAGVATNICVMHTAIDAVQMGYKVAVLKDCTASLDNYSHEYGLYHMENVLKAEIITSGEFLS, from the coding sequence ATGCCTCCCACGGCGCTGCTGGTTATAGATATGCAGAAGGATTTCTGCTACAGCGATGGCAGTCTCTTTATCGGAGAACATGTTAAGAACATCTTTGAGCCCCTCAGAAGAGTTGTTGAAGTCGCCAAGGGAAAAATTCCCGTCATCTACACTCAGGACTGGCACCGCAGCGACGATGCGGAGTTTGCTGTCTGGCCAGCACACTGTATTGAGGGGAGTAGAGGAGCTGAGGTAATTGACGAGTTACCCAAGGCGGATTACTACGTCAAAAAAAGAAGATATTCTGCCTTCTTTGCAACAGACCTCGATTTGCTGCTGAGAGAGCTTGGCGTGGAGATGATTTACCTTGCGGGAGTTGCAACGAACATATGTGTCATGCACACGGCCATAGATGCTGTTCAGATGGGCTATAAAGTTGCAGTTCTGAAGGACTGCACCGCATCCCTCGATAACTATAGCCACGAGTACGGTCTGTATCACATGGAAAACGTCTTGAAGGCGGAGATTATCACGTCTGGGGAATTTCTATCTTAA
- a CDS encoding LEA type 2 family protein translates to MRWLPLIVVIVIATLSAGCAQPKVQSVEMSWGEVNDEYTEIVSSIEVNNPYPISIPLSDVEVEIFMNGVLMGHGNAVGDTTISPPSDTLKLSIKLLNDRLVDWWVSHIENGEETVMKIKTSLIFSIFGYKLSIPIENSNTFQTTFLSSISPEGMSLSIGGIKAIEVKDAKLRWGDVDRSRTQIIVSAVVKNNLPVPIPVKFMEYEITMNGIRMGEGRVVSDTVIKPMKQDTVEFVMEIDNTKIPDWWVSHVKNGEKTTVSIKAKVGLDVQGKEYSVDLYTYSYDFTTDLLTSM, encoded by the coding sequence ATGCGCTGGTTACCGTTGATTGTAGTCATAGTGATTGCAACACTTTCTGCTGGCTGTGCCCAGCCGAAGGTTCAATCGGTTGAGATGAGCTGGGGGGAAGTCAACGATGAGTATACAGAAATAGTCTCAAGTATCGAGGTAAATAATCCGTATCCCATATCCATCCCTCTCAGCGATGTTGAAGTTGAAATATTCATGAACGGTGTTCTGATGGGGCATGGAAATGCCGTTGGTGACACCACAATCTCACCGCCGAGCGACACGCTGAAACTTTCGATAAAGCTCCTGAACGACCGCCTCGTGGACTGGTGGGTCAGCCACATAGAGAATGGAGAAGAAACCGTGATGAAAATCAAAACAAGCCTGATTTTCAGCATCTTTGGCTACAAACTCAGCATACCCATCGAGAACTCCAACACGTTCCAGACGACTTTCCTGTCATCCATATCGCCAGAGGGCATGTCATTGAGTATTGGAGGGATAAAGGCCATTGAGGTGAAGGACGCGAAGCTCAGGTGGGGTGACGTTGACAGGAGCAGAACACAGATAATTGTGAGCGCGGTTGTTAAGAACAACCTGCCTGTTCCGATTCCTGTCAAGTTCATGGAGTACGAAATCACGATGAACGGCATAAGGATGGGCGAGGGCAGAGTTGTCAGCGACACGGTAATCAAGCCAATGAAACAGGACACCGTTGAATTCGTAATGGAGATTGACAACACAAAGATACCCGACTGGTGGGTCAGCCACGTCAAAAACGGTGAGAAGACCACCGTGAGCATAAAGGCGAAGGTAGGCCTCGACGTACAGGGGAAGGAATACTCTGTGGACCTCTACACCTACAGCTACGACTTCACCACTGATCTTCTGACATCGATGTAG
- a CDS encoding IS630 family transposase (programmed frameshift), with translation MGRKRVYEVVKHLPAEELDRRIKRLEKDTRVLKRLYFIRYLYKGMNVEEAAELVGITKATGYAWLKRWNSKGYEGLIPEFGGGRPAKLTKEQKEKLREMLKEGDSWTTKEVQELIEAEFGVKYSSWQVRRILRSFGMKYAKPYQKDYRKPDNAEDTLKNLDEAEIDQDILGFIDEMAVEANANTARLWSFGKPVKRVATYVKAKVSGFYSLNGESVIEFPERNRTEEFIAFLKKIRETNPGKRIVIVLDNFRTHHAKKVREEAEKLDIALVYLPPYSPDLNPIENVWKSVKRFVSEVSPLNIEELKETISKAFRKLTESISFATAWIEKFLGDKFKMFCT, from the exons ATGGGTAGAAAACGCGTCTACGAAGTAGTGAAGCATCTGCCAGCAGAAGAACTCGATAGAAGAATCAAAAGGCTTGAAAAAGACACGAGAGTTCTTAAGAGACTTTACTTCATAAGATACCTCTATAAAGGAATGAACGTTGAAGAAGCCGCCGAACTCGTAGGAATTACCAAAGCAACAGGCTACGCATGGCTAAAAAGGTGGAACTCAAAAGGCTACGAAGGCTTAATTCCGGAATTTGGAGGAGGAAGGCCAGCAAAACTCACGAAGGAGCAGAAAGAGAAACTCAGAGAGATGCTAAAAGAAGGGGATTCGTGGACGACGAAAGAAGTTCAGGAGCTAATTGAAGCTGAGTTTGGAGTTAAGTATTCTTCGTGGCAGGTCAGGAGAATTCTCAGATCTTTTGGCATGAAATACGCTAAACCTTATCAGAAGGATTACAGAAAGCCCGATAACGCTGAGGACACTTTA AAAAACCTGGATGAAGCTGAGATTGATCAAGACATCCTAGGATTCATTGATGAGATGGCAGTCGAAGCGAATGCAAATACTGCAAGGCTGTGGAGTTTCGGAAAGCCGGTTAAAAGAGTTGCCACGTACGTCAAAGCTAAGGTTTCAGGATTCTATAGCTTGAACGGAGAGAGCGTAATAGAGTTTCCAGAAAGAAACAGGACTGAAGAATTCATAGCATTTCTAAAAAAGATTAGAGAAACAAATCCTGGGAAAAGAATCGTGATCGTTCTCGATAATTTCAGGACGCATCATGCAAAGAAAGTGAGAGAGGAAGCTGAAAAGCTTGATATTGCACTGGTTTATCTCCCTCCCTACTCTCCCGACTTGAATCCGATTGAGAACGTTTGGAAGAGCGTTAAAAGGTTTGTTTCTGAAGTATCTCCGCTGAATATAGAGGAGCTGAAGGAAACGATTTCCAAGGCTTTCAGAAAGTTAACTGAATCAATCTCCTTTGCAACGGCTTGGATTGAGAAGTTCTTGGGAGATAAGTTTAAGATGTTTTGCACCTAA
- a CDS encoding PadR family transcriptional regulator yields the protein MTSGRNSEITSPSCSCVNVLGRYSVYEILKVISDHKELQPSRIVDIVSSASEKTIYKRFEELKEIGIISEKTGINELGRPVKLYTLTPLGLQVLQKLEELESLLNQNVQEEPVRWAKEEVDIMVLSKTIYTKNNNQNHG from the coding sequence ATGACAAGTGGAAGAAATTCTGAAATTACCTCTCCCAGTTGTAGTTGTGTGAATGTTTTGGGAAGATATTCAGTTTACGAAATCTTAAAGGTAATTTCAGATCACAAGGAGCTGCAGCCAAGCAGAATAGTGGATATAGTCTCTTCTGCAAGTGAAAAAACAATCTACAAAAGATTCGAAGAGTTAAAAGAGATTGGAATTATTTCCGAAAAGACAGGGATAAACGAGCTTGGAAGACCTGTAAAACTCTACACCCTCACTCCTCTCGGCCTCCAAGTCCTCCAAAAGCTCGAAGAACTCGAATCCCTCCTCAATCAGAACGTCCAAGAAGAACCCGTCAGATGGGCGAAGGAAGAAGTCGATATTATGGTCTTGAGCAAAACTATTTATACTAAAAATAACAACCAAAACCATGGGTAG
- a CDS encoding KAP family NTPase, giving the protein MVNSNNPSTLSPDKALTNPEDDRLGYAPFAKHLTESISKMTPVEGLVIGIYGPWGSGKTTLLNFMIHYFQQMPQTEQPIIVQFNPWWFSGHEDLTRRFFEQLEAVLSKRSIAKELTKRIADFAELVSEAPIPYVSIGGKVLVVWYRRRQKDVPELKAEIADMLRKQQKWILVIIDDIDRLTKEEIRQLFRVIKAVADFPNIIYLLAFDKEVAKKALAETQGISGEAYLEKIIQVPFELPLPDKTSLRQLFFEKLDLILADTPNELFDYTYWSNVYLDGIDYFINTPRDIVRLVNTLSVTYPAVKGEVNPVDFIAIETLRVFCPAAYDIIRKNERYFAGYVDRQGFLGPNVEDLKTFHNSWMDKVQDEYREPVKRLLMRIFPKLEAVWGNTHYGADWEPTWRKQLRVCSPDIFPIYFHLAVPEGSISNAEMESILALTNNAKAFREKLLELASQKRPDGTTRVRTFLERLEDFTEKEIPSENIPSIVQALFDVGDSLLCPEGGSGLFEFGNDIRILRIIQQLLLRLEESKRFEVLKDAILYGRAVSTIVDLVTAIGRQHGKYGAKQPVPEEKRLIIAEHLEELEKIALNKVRDAARQDSLLQTPDLKQVLYCWVAWAGEEEVKEWIQKVISTDKGLIRLLERSLKKTFNKSVSDVVGKTHYKLDLVWLERFIELSPQIIDRIERLAENSEISENLKIAIEQFIREYETMQQKEREAQEG; this is encoded by the coding sequence ATGGTGAATTCTAATAATCCTAGTACCCTGTCGCCAGATAAAGCTTTAACAAATCCAGAAGATGATCGACTAGGGTATGCTCCGTTTGCGAAACATCTTACAGAGAGTATCAGCAAAATGACTCCTGTTGAAGGATTGGTTATAGGTATCTATGGTCCCTGGGGCTCGGGTAAGACAACACTATTGAACTTCATGATTCACTATTTCCAGCAAATGCCACAAACTGAGCAACCAATAATCGTGCAATTTAATCCTTGGTGGTTTTCTGGACATGAAGACCTCACAAGGCGCTTTTTCGAGCAATTGGAAGCTGTTTTGAGCAAAAGATCTATAGCGAAAGAATTAACAAAACGAATAGCTGATTTTGCCGAGCTAGTTTCTGAAGCGCCAATCCCTTATGTTTCAATAGGTGGCAAAGTATTAGTGGTATGGTATCGCAGAAGGCAAAAAGATGTGCCCGAATTAAAGGCAGAGATCGCAGACATGCTCCGAAAGCAGCAGAAGTGGATATTGGTAATTATTGACGATATCGACAGGCTCACCAAAGAGGAGATCAGACAACTCTTTCGCGTCATCAAAGCAGTTGCAGATTTTCCGAACATTATTTATCTTCTAGCTTTCGACAAAGAAGTCGCCAAAAAAGCACTTGCAGAAACACAAGGTATATCTGGGGAAGCCTACCTTGAGAAAATTATTCAAGTTCCGTTTGAACTACCTCTTCCTGATAAGACTTCGCTACGGCAACTGTTTTTCGAAAAACTTGATTTAATTCTGGCGGACACCCCAAATGAACTGTTTGACTATACTTATTGGAGCAATGTTTACTTGGACGGAATAGACTATTTTATTAACACACCTCGCGACATCGTTCGCTTGGTAAATACACTTAGTGTGACGTATCCAGCGGTTAAAGGGGAAGTAAATCCCGTTGATTTCATTGCTATTGAGACTCTACGAGTCTTTTGTCCGGCGGCCTACGACATTATACGCAAAAATGAGAGATATTTTGCAGGATATGTCGATAGACAAGGATTTCTTGGGCCAAATGTAGAGGATCTCAAGACTTTTCACAATTCATGGATGGACAAAGTCCAGGATGAATATAGGGAACCGGTCAAACGATTATTAATGCGCATCTTCCCAAAGTTAGAGGCTGTTTGGGGCAATACTCATTATGGCGCAGATTGGGAACCAACATGGCGAAAACAACTCCGTGTATGTAGCCCGGACATATTCCCCATCTACTTTCACTTAGCGGTACCAGAAGGCAGCATATCCAATGCTGAGATGGAGTCTATACTTGCTCTGACAAACAATGCGAAGGCATTCCGTGAAAAACTCCTAGAACTCGCCAGTCAAAAACGGCCTGATGGGACAACCCGAGTTCGCACATTTCTTGAACGACTTGAGGATTTCACCGAAAAGGAGATCCCATCTGAGAATATTCCTTCAATTGTTCAAGCGCTATTTGATGTAGGCGACTCGCTATTGTGCCCTGAAGGTGGTAGTGGGCTGTTTGAGTTCGGAAATGACATTAGAATCTTGCGAATTATCCAGCAGTTATTGCTTCGACTCGAAGAATCAAAAAGGTTTGAAGTGTTGAAAGATGCCATTTTATATGGTCGAGCAGTCTCAACAATCGTAGATTTAGTAACTGCAATCGGCCGACAACACGGCAAATACGGAGCCAAGCAACCAGTCCCTGAAGAAAAAAGACTTATCATCGCAGAGCACCTTGAAGAACTGGAAAAAATCGCTCTTAATAAGGTGCGGGATGCGGCTCGACAAGACTCCTTACTCCAAACCCCAGATTTAAAACAGGTCCTTTATTGCTGGGTAGCTTGGGCTGGTGAAGAAGAAGTCAAGGAGTGGATTCAAAAGGTTATAAGCACTGACAAAGGACTAATCAGGTTATTAGAGAGATCCCTCAAAAAGACTTTCAATAAATCTGTGTCAGATGTAGTAGGGAAGACACATTACAAGCTTGATTTGGTGTGGCTTGAGCGTTTTATTGAACTTTCTCCCCAAATCATCGATCGTATCGAGAGGCTTGCCGAGAACAGTGAGATATCAGAAAATCTTAAAATTGCGATCGAGCAATTTATTCGAGAATACGAGACTATGCAACAAAAGGAAAGAGAGGCTCAAGAAGGATAG